A DNA window from Candidatus Eisenbacteria bacterium contains the following coding sequences:
- a CDS encoding MBL fold metallo-hydrolase produces MRKYAVGCIIMAALFFLAGAAEEKKLPSRVILVSPDSQTNPLTLTYVANMGVLIGSGDSKVLIDALFDKPNPAYRAPAPETLEKIIKGEAPYDGLDLVLVTHNHPDHFNPDVAVRFLEARPRPVLVAPADAVEEMCKIAADWSKIEPRVISRDLKVGEIDKRTAAGIPLTIVRTLHSGNRESPMNLMYLFDLNGRRIFHEGDSPGRPEVFQGFGLETSPVDLAVVHHWFPTRPDMAKLLQDIFRTSHIALTHLPIEKEGTAPGIIDQVRKDYNDIFLLLPGMPARTFLL; encoded by the coding sequence ATGAGAAAATACGCTGTTGGCTGCATCATAATGGCCGCCCTTTTCTTCCTGGCCGGAGCGGCGGAGGAAAAGAAGCTCCCCTCGCGCGTCATCCTTGTATCCCCTGATTCTCAGACAAACCCGCTCACGCTGACCTATGTGGCCAATATGGGCGTTCTGATCGGCTCGGGTGATTCCAAAGTGCTGATCGACGCCCTGTTCGACAAGCCGAATCCGGCCTACCGGGCGCCCGCGCCGGAGACTCTTGAAAAAATCATCAAGGGCGAAGCGCCTTATGACGGCCTCGACTTGGTCCTGGTGACACACAATCATCCCGATCATTTCAACCCCGACGTCGCCGTCCGCTTTCTGGAGGCTCGGCCCAGGCCGGTTCTCGTGGCCCCGGCCGACGCGGTCGAGGAAATGTGCAAGATCGCGGCCGATTGGTCGAAAATCGAGCCCCGGGTGATTTCGCGCGACCTCAAAGTTGGGGAAATCGACAAAAGGACCGCGGCCGGAATCCCACTCACCATCGTCCGCACTCTCCACAGTGGCAACCGGGAATCTCCCATGAACCTGATGTATCTTTTCGACTTGAACGGCCGGAGAATTTTCCACGAAGGCGATTCTCCGGGAAGACCGGAAGTGTTTCAAGGTTTCGGTTTGGAAACGTCTCCGGTCGACCTGGCCGTCGTTCACCATTGGTTTCCCACCCGACCCGACATGGCGAAGCTTCTGCAGGACATCTTCCGGACGAGCCATATCGCCCTAACCCACCTTCCGATCGAAAAGGAAGGCACCGCGCCGGGAATCATCGATCAGGTCCGGAAGGACTATAATGACATCTTTCTTCTGCTTCCCGGGATGCCGGCCCGTACCTTTCTGCTCTAA
- a CDS encoding FGGY-family carbohydrate kinase — protein MRDLYIGIDVGTGSARAGVFDQQGMMLGSASREIQLFHPQLDYVEQSSSDIWRAVCASVKTAIEESQADVSEIKGIGFDATCSLVALDGDDNPVTISPTGQDEQNVIVWMDHRAVDQAERINKAGHSVLQYVGHVISPEMQTPKLLWLKEHLPRSWNRTRRFFDLPDFLTYKATGNDTRSLCSTVCKWTYLGHEKGEGESVGRWDDSYFEQIGLGDLAADRFVKIGVRIRPMGESIGGGLAAKPAAELGLNEGTAIAVSIIDAHAGGIGMIGAGLDGSNPAADDLETRLALIGGTSSCHMAVSREPKFIKGIWGPYYSAMIPGMWLTEGGQSATGSLIDFVICNHGASLTLRDRARSEKKTVYEILNERLTRLSREQPYPAALTRELHVCPYFHGNRSPRANPNLRGMISGLRMSATLDDLAILYLAVIQAIAHGAKHIIDEMNRHGYRIKTIFACGGGTKNPVFLKEHADITECAIVLNREPESMLLGSAMLGAVASGRYKNLRQVMPAMSGAGDIIHPGGGEIAAYHQKKHEVFLKLHEDQLAYRCIMNGDHCSDH, from the coding sequence ATGCGGGATCTCTACATCGGCATTGATGTCGGTACCGGAAGCGCGCGGGCCGGTGTCTTTGATCAGCAAGGAATGATGCTTGGTTCAGCTTCGCGTGAGATTCAGTTGTTCCATCCCCAGCTTGATTATGTCGAGCAATCTTCATCCGATATTTGGAGAGCGGTGTGCGCAAGTGTAAAGACCGCCATTGAGGAATCCCAGGCCGATGTCTCCGAGATCAAGGGGATCGGTTTTGATGCCACCTGTTCGCTTGTCGCTCTGGACGGCGATGACAATCCCGTCACGATCAGCCCGACGGGGCAAGATGAGCAAAATGTCATTGTCTGGATGGATCATCGGGCCGTTGATCAGGCTGAGAGAATCAACAAGGCCGGTCATTCCGTGCTCCAATATGTTGGTCATGTGATTTCGCCTGAGATGCAGACGCCAAAACTGCTCTGGCTGAAAGAACACCTGCCGCGCTCCTGGAACCGCACCCGGCGTTTTTTCGACCTGCCTGATTTCTTGACTTACAAGGCGACGGGAAATGATACCCGCTCGCTTTGCAGCACCGTCTGCAAGTGGACTTATCTCGGCCACGAGAAGGGGGAAGGGGAGTCTGTAGGAAGGTGGGACGATTCGTATTTTGAGCAGATCGGCTTGGGTGATTTGGCCGCGGATCGATTTGTTAAAATCGGTGTGCGGATCCGGCCGATGGGTGAATCGATCGGCGGCGGTTTAGCCGCGAAGCCGGCGGCCGAATTGGGGTTGAACGAGGGGACCGCCATCGCTGTTTCGATCATCGATGCGCATGCCGGCGGCATCGGCATGATCGGGGCGGGTCTCGATGGATCGAACCCGGCCGCGGACGACCTGGAAACCCGTCTGGCGCTTATCGGCGGCACCTCCTCCTGCCATATGGCCGTTTCGCGAGAGCCGAAATTTATCAAAGGGATATGGGGACCGTACTATTCCGCCATGATTCCAGGGATGTGGCTGACGGAAGGGGGGCAGTCGGCGACAGGCTCTTTAATAGATTTCGTTATATGCAATCACGGCGCCAGTCTCACATTGCGCGATCGCGCCCGATCTGAAAAAAAGACGGTTTATGAAATCCTCAATGAACGCCTGACTCGACTCTCAAGGGAACAACCCTATCCGGCGGCGTTGACGAGAGAACTGCATGTCTGTCCCTATTTCCATGGAAACCGGTCTCCCAGGGCAAATCCAAACCTGCGGGGGATGATCTCCGGTTTGCGGATGTCGGCGACACTTGACGATCTGGCGATACTGTATCTGGCGGTCATTCAGGCGATCGCGCACGGCGCCAAGCATATCATTGACGAGATGAATCGGCATGGGTACCGCATCAAGACGATTTTTGCCTGCGGCGGCGGCACAAAAAATCCGGTCTTTCTGAAAGAACATGCCGACATTACGGAATGCGCAATTGTTCTCAACAGAGAGCCGGAATCGATGCTGCTCGGGAGCGCGATGCTCGGCGCTGTCGCCTCTGGACGCTATAAAAATCTGCGGCAAGTGATGCCGGCGATGAGCGGCGCCGGTGATATCATTCATCCCGGCGGCGGTGAGATCGCGGCGTACCACCAAAAAAAACATGAAGTCTTTCTGAAATTACATGAGGATCAACTTGCCTACCGGTGCATCATGAACGGAGATCATTGCAGTGACCACTAA
- a CDS encoding DJ-1/PfpI family protein, protein MNVLVLLGEWFGDAYFPLKEEIQSRGWTMKRVGLDGEYRGCYNMKRDVVLRSDIVIQDKMDLTGFDCLIIPSGPQFRKFRENPAVLKFVKDAHDAGLLVASFCVGNYTVRDAGLIDLPDGPDLFPEKVTLVKEGILIGPRGGGPPPGDGFASAPIKEICDAIVREIEK, encoded by the coding sequence ATGAACGTCCTTGTCCTCCTGGGCGAATGGTTCGGGGACGCGTACTTTCCCCTCAAAGAGGAGATCCAAAGCCGGGGCTGGACGATGAAGCGGGTCGGCCTCGACGGCGAATACCGCGGCTGTTACAACATGAAAAGGGACGTCGTCCTCCGCAGCGACATCGTCATCCAGGACAAGATGGACTTGACCGGATTCGACTGCTTAATCATTCCGAGCGGCCCACAGTTCAGAAAATTCAGGGAAAACCCGGCGGTCCTTAAATTCGTGAAAGATGCCCACGACGCCGGACTGCTCGTAGCCTCGTTTTGCGTTGGAAACTACACGGTCAGGGACGCCGGATTGATCGATCTGCCGGACGGACCGGATCTGTTTCCCGAAAAAGTAACCCTGGTCAAGGAGGGGATCCTCATTGGTCCCCGCGGCGGCGGCCCTCCCCCCGGCGATGGTTTCGCGAGCGCCCCGATCAAGGAGATCTGCGACGCCATCGTCCGGGAAATCGAGAAGTAA